In Methanothermococcus thermolithotrophicus DSM 2095, one DNA window encodes the following:
- the cbiB gene encoding adenosylcobinamide-phosphate synthase CbiB → MLNPILLILTIVFDRILGELPEKIHPVVMMGNLIYFFENKIFKSTNSEFKTKDFVLGIFTVFSVLAIVFIASYCAELLINKIPDNYYFIKYVIYSFILSTTIGYKSLMDFSKKPIDYLNNGDLENARKSVQCIVSRNVSELDEEHILSASIESASENITDSIVAPLFYAILFGLPGAFIYRAVNTMDAMIGYKNKKYYYYGKFAARLDDVLNFIPSRIAGILLIISAPLYGGSAKKAFIGFLKEGHKTPSPNSGYTMATIANALNMTLEKIGYYRLGTGKITVEKAYKSLKAIDVDVFVFILVYIMVYFQTF, encoded by the coding sequence ATGTTAAATCCTATTTTATTAATATTAACTATAGTATTTGATAGGATATTGGGGGAGCTCCCTGAAAAAATACACCCTGTTGTAATGATGGGAAATTTAATTTATTTTTTTGAGAATAAAATATTTAAATCAACTAATTCTGAGTTTAAAACTAAAGATTTTGTTTTAGGTATATTCACTGTTTTTAGCGTTTTAGCTATTGTTTTTATTGCATCTTACTGTGCTGAACTGCTTATAAACAAAATACCTGATAATTACTATTTTATAAAATATGTTATCTATTCATTTATTCTATCTACAACGATAGGATACAAATCATTGATGGATTTTTCAAAAAAGCCAATAGATTATTTAAATAATGGAGATTTAGAAAATGCGAGAAAATCTGTTCAATGCATTGTAAGTAGAAATGTTTCAGAGCTCGACGAAGAGCATATTTTATCTGCATCAATTGAAAGTGCATCTGAAAATATAACCGATAGTATCGTAGCTCCTTTGTTTTATGCTATTTTGTTTGGTCTCCCTGGTGCGTTTATATACCGAGCTGTGAATACGATGGACGCCATGATAGGATATAAAAATAAAAAGTATTATTACTATGGAAAATTCGCAGCTCGTTTAGACGATGTATTGAATTTTATCCCATCCCGTATTGCTGGAATTCTTTTAATTATCTCTGCACCGCTTTATGGAGGAAGTGCAAAAAAAGCATTTATTGGATTTTTAAAGGAAGGGCATAAAACACCGTCTCCAAACTCTGGATACACAATGGCCACAATAGCAAATGCTTTGAATATGACTCTGGAAAAAATAGGGTATTATAGATTAGGTACTGGAAAAATAACTGTTGAAAAGGCATACAAATCCTTAAAAGCTATTGATGTTGATGTTTTTGTGTTTATTTTAGTTTATATTATGGTTTACTTCCAAACCTTTTAG